The following nucleotide sequence is from Trifolium pratense cultivar HEN17-A07 linkage group LG2, ARS_RC_1.1, whole genome shotgun sequence.
TTGGACAACTAATTATGTTTTCGAAATTGAATGAGACCTAAGAGATACCTTAGTCAGTAAAAGTATTTCTCCATGTAACCAATCTATATTTATATCCATTGGTTTTCCTCACACTTCACAAGTAAAAGAGAAAGCTTTATCACAATTCTCTATTATATCATTTTTCTCTTAGTTGAGATAAGTCCATTTAACAGAACCAAAATGACCAATTATATTCCCAAAATATTTTATGCattgttgtttcttttattgCTTAACTCAGAATCCACTCTCCAATTCAAAAATGTAACAACTGAAAGTGCAGAATCAAAGTGCAGAGAGTGGGAGAAACAAGCACTCCTCAAGTTCAAACAAAGCATCTATGATAACTTTGACTTCTTGTCTACATGGAGGGACGACGAGAAAGATGGAGACTGCTGTAAATGGAAAGGAATTGAGTGCAACAATGAAACAGGCCATGTGAAGAAACTTGATCTTCGTGGTGATTATATACAATACATGGTAGGTGTGATCGATTTCACTTCATTGATTGCCTTGGAAAATATGGAATATTTAGACCTCAGCTATAATAATTTTCGTGGAAGCCAGATTTCAGAACACATAGGCTCACTTACCAAGTTAAGATATCTCAATCTCTCATATCGTGTTGTTAGTGGGAGGATTCCTTATCAAATTGGAAATCTTTTAGAGCTAGAGTATCTAGATCTAAGTGAGAACAATATTGATGGAAATATCCCTTGTGAACTTAGAAACCTTTCGCGACTGCAGTATCTTAATCTTGATGGAACAAGTCTAGATGGAAAACTCCCCTTTCTCACGGGAAATCTTCCAATGTTGCAAACTCTTAAACTTGGTGGCCAATTTGATATCACATATGATGATACAAAGTGGTTGTCTACACTCACTTCGTTAACAAAACTTGTCTTGAGAGAATCTCTTCCTTTTGGCTCGTCACATCATTTGCTCCAAGCAATTAGGAAGATTATTTCGAACTTAAGAGAGTTGAGGTTAGTTGGTTTTGGTCTTATGGATAATGATGTTTCAAATTTGTTTCATTCTCATTCCAACTATTCCACTTTTCCTACCATCCTTGATTTCTCTGGCAATATGTTGACATCCTCAACCTTTCAATTCTTGTCAAATCTTAGTCTTAATCTTCAAGAGCTTTATCTTTCTGAAAACAATATTGTTTTTTCATCTCATCTCTATCCAAACATTCCTTCTCTTGTCATCCTTGACCTCTCATACAATAATCTAACATCATTCCAGTTTATAGGTAACTTCAACTTTAGCTCCAAATTGCAAGAGCTTTATCTAACAAATTGCAGCCTGACAGATAAAAGTTTTATTGTGTCATCTATTCCCACATCAAACTCTTCATCTTCCCTTCTCATCCTTGATCTCTCCTCAAATTCGTTGAGATCATCAAAAGTATTTTTCTGGATTTTTAACTTTACCACTAATCTTCAGATACTTTATCTTTCTGGTAACTCGTTAGAAGGTCACATCCTAGATGGATTTGGAAATGTATTGAAATCTCTTGAATACATTGACCTTTCTTCTAACCATCTACAAGGAGAGATCCCATCTTTCTTTGGGAATATGTGTACGTTGCACACTTTATACCTCTCACATAACAACTTCAgtggtgaaatttctaacttCATTCAAACTTCTTCATGGTGCAACAAACATATATTGTCTCGACTGGATTTATCATATAATCGAATAACTGGCATTCTACCTAAAACCATCAGCTTGCTATCTAATTTGGAGTATCTGAACTTGGATGAAAATTCTTTGGAAGGTCACATCAATGAATCACATCTCAGTAATTTTTCAAAGTTGAAAAGTTTAGACTTATCATACAACTCACTTTCCCTAACATTTCCAAGTAGTTGGGTACCTCCTTTCCAACTATCAGCTTTGAGTTTGGCATCTTGCAAGTTGGGTTCAAGCTTTCCTAGTTGGATCGAAACTCAAAGATCCCTATCATGGTTTGATATTTCTAATGCAGGGATTAATGACTATGTACCAGAATGGATTtggaacaacaaaaaatatttgagaatcATGAATATGTCTCACAACAATCTCAAAGGTACAATTCCAAATTTTTCAATCAAGCTTCCTCAAAATGcatatataattttgaattcaaatcaattaGAGGGTCCAGTTCCATCCTTTTTGCGTCAAGCTAAATATCTAGACCTCTTTGAAAACAAGTTTTCaactttatttacatttttatgTGATAAAAGCCCATCAGCAACACCCTTGGCCGTTTTACatttatcaaacaatcaaataaAGGGACAACTTCCAGATTGTTGGAAATCTGTAAACAACTTAATGGTTCTTGATTTGTCAAATAATAATCTTAGGGGTAAGATTCCACAGACCATGGGCACCCTTGTTAAATTGGAAACTTTGGTTTTAAAACAGAATAGTTTGAATGGTGATTTTCCTTCCACTTTGAAGAATTGCAGCAATTTAAGGACGTTCAATGTGGGTGAAAATTTGTTGTCTGGCCATATTCCATCATGGATAGGAGAAAACATGCAGCAATTGATAATCTTGAGCTTGTCAGGGAATCGGTTTTCTGGAAGCATTCCCATCCACCTATGTTATTTACAGAAGATTCAAATTTTGGATCTTTCAAGAAATAACTTATCAGAAGAAATTCCCAAGTGCTTAAGAAATTTTACTGCATTGTCTAAAAAGACCATCAATACTAGTGAAACTGAAAGTGTTAGCACGGATTTTCTGCCTATAATAACTTTATATTGGAAAGGTGTGGAGCGTGAGTTCCAGAATCCAGAGTGGAGACTTTTAAGCATTGATCTTTCAAGTAATAACTTAACAGGTGAAATACCAAAAGAGATAGGGAATTTGATTGGATTAGTCTCTTTGAATTTATCACGCAACAATTTGAGTGGAGAAATTCCATCTGAAACTGGAAATCTAGTTTCACTTGAATACCTTGATTTGTCGAGAAACCATTTCTCCGGAAAAATTCCTCAAACTATTACTCAAATTGACAGCCTTGGAGATATAGACTTGTCAAACAATTTTCTTAGCGGAAGAATCCCTTTTGGAAGACATTTGGAAACCTTAGGCTCTAAAGGTTTTGAAGGAAATCTCAATCTTTGTGGTGAACCACTTGCCAAAAAATGTCCTGAAGACATGATATCAGTAAATCCTAAACAACAAAAAGTTCATGGTGAAGATGACAATTCTGTTTTCCATCAAGGATTTTACTTGAGCTTGGGGCTAGGATATTTCACAGGTTTCTGGGGCTTAATGGGGCCAATACTAATTTGGCGACCTTGGAGAATTGTATATCTAAGGTTCTTGAACAAAGTGATTGACTATATATATGTATTCGTGGCAGTCAAAGTGGCAAGGTTCAAAAATTGGCTCAAAGACTAGCAGGTACATAATATTAATTAGCTCttacattttttataaagtttttttttcttctagcattttttataaagtattagcgtttattattttgtgttgtTACTACGTAAATAAAGAATCAAAACAATTCTTTATTTTCGCTTCTCCACACTTATAATGTGTGAATCTAACCACTAAAATACCAGCTAAAGAAAAACTAGGCCTTATACTGTATTTAGTACttctatatttaattaattagttggTTAAATTTTAAATCGAATTTATATGATTACTAACAATATCATTGGACTAATTTGTTTCTCCATCATCATTAATGTTTGTATTGCACTTTAAATTTTGCAGTTTACTACATCCTTGTAGCAAGCATTGTGAGATGCTGGAAAGGGAATAGTATATGTTTGCTGTATTGGAGTTCAAAAGAATAAGATCTCAATGTAATGACAAACAAAATCATTGTTCCATAAAGCTAGCTTGTTCAATTCaatgttttgttattttgtaGTTTCGATGTAATGTTTGTTTGCAATATTATTATGTTCAATTTGAATGGTTTaacattcctttttttttttaatcagcaaAATTATATTACTgccaacattttttttagcaaaaaaaaaaagaaaactaagtTGAAATAGTTAAAGACATCTAAACTAGGTTGAAACCCCTTAAACCATTCAACAAACAAATTAACTCTTAAATATATCaactcacttgggttggtgcattggtattagcttgggacctgggagtgtgctcctcttgaggtctgaggttcgattctctctgacgccaatttgggtgggctaatttagcttctttaaaaaaaaaaaaaaactcttaaatatATCAAAGGGTTAATAAGTGTTTTGCCCTGTGCAATTTGGACGAGTTTTGCTTTACCTCCCTGTAAAATTATAAGAGAAGAGTAATAGCAAACTTCTCATTTATTTATAGGTTAAACAGAATAATTAAACCCTTCCTTCCTTTTCCCCTCCAAACACGTTATTAGTAATAGCcttaattagttttttggtcccttaaagatattttaggtttcacaatggtcccttaaagaaaaaaggtccgtattggtcccttaaaaacacattcgtttctcaattggtcctttccgtcaattttttacaaaaaacgttagttttagtcgactgaattgtggatgtcattaagtgtaagtggtccaccaaaaaccttattaatttttaaaattttaaccattggaattttttgttatatttggagttaaaatttaaaggAAAGgatcaatatgacaaacatatatgtctttaagggaccaatccgggcttttttttctttaagggatcattgtgaaacctaaaatggaCCAATAGATTAATTACGCCTTAGTAATAGCATAGTGTCTTCACATATTTAGTCATTGACTTTGGAAACCATacatattaatatgatttatctcTATCTCAATTCAGAATACTAAGGCGGGTCCAATTTAGTCATGACTATGAGTATCCAATAAGTTAGATGTTTGACAATACCTATAGACAAATAAATTAACAAGGTTCAATCTATATGATTCTTAGAAATATATTTCTAGAATCAGGGGTATCTTTTCATTCCAAACACAATAAAAGGAATGACCTAAATGGACCTCAATTACTTACAGTAAGAACCAACACACATTCATGTAGTCAGGTGATCTCGGGGCTCAATCTTAAGTTAGAATACTTACAGATTATCAGTTCAACATTGGATTGGTCCGTATCTGCAACAACGCGCAAAAGGAAGTTGTCTGATCATGAGATGTTGTTTTGAGTATATAGGAAATGGACAGGCTTGGAGGACAACATCAAGATTGTGGAGAAGTAGCAGGGTATATCAACATAGACATCATGAACAATATGAACGTAGATATTCCACAAATGGTTCTTACTTGAGCAGAAAACTACAAACTTATGGATGCAAACTGCTTGTATTTAAACTTTGAAAAATCAGTCAAAAGCACCATTCGGTCAATTGATCAAATGGTCCGTATCTAAAACAATATGAATGTGCAATTGCAAGCAATTTGATGCCAAAAAAGAGGTGATTTCAGCTTAGATATAGCACTCTAGTGGCACATTAGCCATAATGAACAATTGTATTATGATCGACTAACATAACTGAAATTTCCAAAGAAAAATCcacttatttgattaaaaagCCTTACAAAAATCAAGTAACTTGATTCTTCATAACAATTAAGCTATAAAATACAATGCCACAAATTCAGAACTGCAATCAGCAATTGATACATTCACAGAGCATCTAAAACCAACACCATTCATGTCAAATCAAACAAGTCATTATAAGAAATTGCTTGATGTAACGAAATGTACCATCACGAAGTGTCGCAAAATAATCTCATTGACCACTGATATGTTTTCCATCAAAAGCCTAATCAAAATTTCCTTATTTGTCTGAAATTCTGACACACGCGCTTTTGTGATATTCACGGTTTTTCATCACGACATATAGCACTGCTCTTCAATATAACATAAACTACCCAAATTCAACTTCCAGCCAATAAACTTTAATCAACTTTCAAAATCGTAACAAAATCGAATCCAATTCCCATACTCAACTACTACCAGAAACAACAACCGCATCCTCCAAATTCAATTGCTTCCTCTTAACATACTCATTCAAAATAGCAATCCTAGCAGTCTCAAAAGCAAAATAACCCAAAGCCGAAAAACAAGCACTATGAAGAACCCTAGGACCCATTCCACGCGTAAAACCAACCAACCCCTCTTCCATCAAAATCTCCCTAATGGTATCCTTAACCCCACCATACATAACCGTGGCAACCTTCCCAACCGCCTCATTCCTTGCCTGCGTCATCAACCTCGTCTTCACAACATCCAAAGGTGTGGTAATCGAAGCCGATATCGCCCCTGCCAACGCCCCACAAATCACACTCTGAATCGGTTCCAAATGATTCTTATTCGTACTCTTCATAACCGCCAACTTCAAATACTCAAACGAAGAATAACTCAAAACACCAGCAGGTAAATTTCTCAACAATGTAGCTGAGTAGCCTCTATATAAACCCAAAACCCCTTCATTTTGAAGAATGTTAATCAAAACCTCATAAGACCTACCTTTGGCACCGGTTTGCATTCGCTGCGTTATCAATTCCTTCGGAACCATTATCGCAGACGATAAAACATTCCCTAAAGCACCAGAAATCGGAGGAATCAAAATCTTAGGACAATTCTGTTTAGACAAAAAAGACTTACCAAATTCACAAGTTCCAAAATAAACCGCAGATGAAGCTGTAGAACCTACAACAACAGCAGAAAAACCGCTGTAAAAACCTAAAATTCCATTTGTAGTGAAAGTTTTCGAAACAGCATCAAGggtatttttgtaaatttgtgAAGCGCCTTTGGCTTGCATTTTGGTTTTGATAGTATCAAGAGGATGAAGACAAGCGTAAGTGAATGCACCAGCGATACCGCCACCGCCTGCGCCAATGAAAGCGCGTTCGATGACGGTTAGGTTTTTTAGGAGGGTTTGGGAATTGGTTGAACCGGATTTGAACCGGGGTTGAGGTGAATCGGAGATTGAGGCGAAAGGTGGAGTGAGAGTTAGGGTTGTGAAGTTGTTGATTAGGTTGTTGAAATCGTTGAAGGTTGTTGAGAGTTTGTTGGAATTTGGAGTAGGGAGAGTGAGGGAGGATGAGATTTTGGATTccattgaagaagatgatgacaTGGTGAGAGTGAGAGTTAGTTCGGAGGTTTGTGATACTAatcctataattttttattgggtcttgttaacatgtgcccttagggcacatgttaagatataccaaaatagaaattcaacatttaatgatacaagaaatttaatgcttcaaaagtcaaaatacacaaattagcatttaataatttctatttttgcttccttaacatgtgccttaagggcacaagttaacattctccttttttattttttttgtaagtatcCCCGTGAAACTACCGTATTGAGATCTCTCAACAAATGTTTTTTCATAGGCATCAGTCAAGGATCGAACTcaggatcaaatggttaagagaCTCAAATATATGCAACTTgtgttataatttttataattcatTCACTTTTtgcgttttatttttttaagtattttcCGCATGCAACTACAGAGACTAACTCCCTCCATATGATAACTCCCTCGAAATAACTGCGATTCATTTAAGGAATTGACTTTttccaacaaatatttttccatAAGCACGGGTCGAAAATCGAACTCACAATCAAATGGTTAAAAGACTCAAATATATACAACTTGTGTCAGAACAATTCATTCACTTTTATTAGATGAGGAGTGCAACAAAACACTCTACAACACTTACATCCCAATCTCAACACACTcttttattagttaaaattcaTATGAGTTCTATAAATTTCACTATGGAACCTACATTTTTTGTTATGGGAtttatgtgaatttcaaccaataaaagagaatgTATTAAAATGTGTATGTTAAATAGTGTGTTCTTAGCATTATTCTTCCTTAGATATATGAGTTTGTTTGTTacggattaaaaaaatagtgattttaatATCAATGatttagagattaattttatgagattttataGGAAAGTAAAGTTTACTTATATTCGTTTATTgtagtaaaaattaaattttttaattaaataattattagctTGTTTTGATATAACatataaaagtattttttttaattacaaaataatttccaacttttaacatataaaccgaagtttttattgatggacaaaaaaagtaaaatctagTAGGAAAAGAAACATGAGAAACCGGAAAAGAAGCTatcaattttgaaaatattatatttacttGTGTTTTTTGTTGCTCTTATTCTTCTTTAGTTTGATGCTCTTGTTACTTGTGTTTTTAACATTAAACATAACAATTGTTCTTCTCATGTTTTATAAGTttcattttgtaatttttttttgttgttgttgaatttcATTTGTGATATAAAAACATTAAatgacttaaaaaaaatctgcatgaaacaaaataaaagaaagttaAACAATTTATTATACAGTAAAATTAAATAACTTCAAACATTGCTAAATGTATTTTGCTTTAAAAAGGTTTTTCTTTTGCTaagtttattttcttctttctacCAAATTAATCTAGAATTTTTTGTCATTTCCTATTTATTCCAACCTAGCCAAAACATGAGTTTTGTTCCATTGCATGACATCTCTAATTAAATGTTATCCACCTTCCCATGGGGCTACAAAAACATCTTTATCTAACCTACGTGCCTCCCTCCCTCCCAAGTACAAATTCTTTTAAAAGtaatactaaaataaaattattgaactttcttaattaataatattgaaaaatatttgaggaaTGGTACGTTGAAATGTCTTCTCATTTCTATAACtcaaaatttactttttctttGTCAAGTTGTCTAGTGGTAAAAAAATTtacctttaaaataaattaggaGAGTGTTCGAAGTTTGAACTTcactctctatatatataatatggtaTTCCTACCAATTGAATTAAGTTCATGAGGACAAAATTCACCTTTTTAATTATCGGTTTAAtgatattcaaatttatttataaaaagaatcattaaaatatactaaaaaaatattaaactttatcacttttatacaataattttatatttgtaacaacactcttaactatttattattttagtatttctCCTGATGcaataaatttttagaaataaCTTTGACAGAACAAAAAGACTTAACAGTATTATTTTAAACTTTGAAAACAAgaccttttttaaaaataaaaaaaatagaggggTACAAACacttaataataaattaaaacaaattaaataacttCTATTTTTAGGCAAACAAGGCTTGGTGAAGCTAACGTTAGGTTTCACGTGAACTAGAATGGAGCCCGcgttttttgaataatttaagTATTTGTTGCCTCAAATGCAGTTTTAATTCTCTAATTATATAAAATGTGCAATTTGGTACTCTATTTTTTGGCACAATTTTGTCCATCTATTTAAAAATTTAGGCATTTGATCCTCTCTGTATTTAACCTTAAATTTTGATGACCTGACTCATTCTTTAAATGACATAACACGTGATATATTCTAATGGTCgctttaaatatttaatttaatatttaaaccaaatttgattatttataaaattaaaaacatgattattACACACAAAAACATGAAAGTTGGTATATTTAAAAGGATAGAATGtgtaaagaaaattttaaaaggataaaaaataaatattttgataaaactTTATTTAACTTGCGACTGAATTCTAGATTACCGgaacaacataaaaaattggacaaaaaatatatttaatcgaTTTTATACGTTATAATATGTATTGGTGGATCCTCAAAACCTATCCGAACACTTTCTTTAGTTTATTTATTCATCATGTGGTCTGAAAAGCATGCCGCTCTTTTATGTAACTTATCTGGCTCTTATGTGTTTGAGTTGTGTGGAATGAAagaaatcacatatatattattcaaaaatGCAGAGTAGTTCTTACCTTAACTGTTGGACAAAGTCAAACTCTACTCTTTTTGGTGGATGAAGGCAAAGCATCCTACTATAGTCTCGAACTTCCATAGTTGATGGTCGAGTTCGTTTATCTGTTTGGACATCAACTAATTtgttatttatgttatttttattgaagTTTATTGTAAACTCTCGCAATCTTTTTCGGCACGCCTTGTGCTGAGGAGACTACTCGGttggtgtatatatatatatatatatatcgcgTCCCAttgtttgttcaaaaaaatgtATTGATATATACAAATTATTTAAGCTATTAAATATAGATTTAATtggatatttaatttttttttagaggtAAGGGGAGTTTATATTCATGTTGGAAATAATCTATGAGGTAGACAACTGTCAATCCTCTCTCTCCCGAGTACCCCTTAATTTCCATCGAAAGGGTTTCTCTCGAatcccttagagtgtgtttggatgagagattctagaaattcaagggattttaaataccaggcaattcaattgattcaattgaattcccttgatttttaaatttcattgtttggataaagtggTGAAGATTAGACAGAGCTATTTGTAATCCTTCTTGGCTGGATATGTGCACTAACCTACATGTTTCAACCCTtaccaaacataaatcaaatcATTTTCCCTTattgcttgattttaatttgaatagGATTTCCTTTGCTTCCCATTTTAAATTTATGAGAATGTGGACTACTCACCCTGAATGCGACAAGATTATCAAAGATTGTTGGGATATGGCAGTAGTGGGATGCCCAATGTATATTCTTAGCAAAAAATTGAAACTAGTGAAAGAAAAGTTGAAGAGTTGGAATAAGGTCAGCTTTGGTAATGTTCATGATTCTGTGACCTCTGCCGAGCAAACTTTGCAACAAATACAAAATATGATTCAGGTTAATGGCCCTTCTGATGTGCTTTTAGATGAAGAAAAGCTAGCTCATGTAGAGTTGGAAACTGCCCTGGACAGACAAGAAATTTTTTGGAAAGAAAAGGCTAATTTAAACTGGCACTTAGAAGGAGATAGAAACACTAAATACTTTCATAGACTGGCCAAAATCAAAACCTCCACCAAAATGATAATGTCCCTTCAAGATGGTGAACAAGTTCTAGTTGATCAGAGCCAAATATCCCATCATGTtgtgaatttttataaaaatctttttTGTACTAACACTGTTTTGCAGGAGCCCTTGCTTGCAGAGGAAGTTATTCCAAATTTGGTTATAGATGATGTTAATGCTTTGCTTACTATGTTACCCTCTCATCAAGAAATCAAAGCTGCTGTTTTTGCTTTAAATAAAGATGGCGCACCTGGTCCAGATGGTTTTGGAGCTTTCTTTTTTCAACATTACTGGGATTGTGTCAAATTTGATGTTTACAATGCTGTTTTCGAATTTTTCACCACAAGTTGGATTTTGCCAGGTTTTAACTCTAATATCATTGCTCTTCTTCCAAAGGTCTCTGATGCTACTTCTATTCATCAATATAGACCAATAGCCATGgctaatttcaaattcaaagtcATTTCTAAAATCATTGCTGACAGATTAGCCAAGATCATGCCTACTATTATCTCTGAGGAACAAATGGGTTTTATTCAGGATAGAAATATTAAAGATTGTCTTTGTATTGCATCTGAAGCTGTCAATTTGCTCCATAATAAATCTTTTGGTGGAAATCTAGCCCTTAAAATCGACATTTCTATAGCTTTTGATACTTTAGAATGGTCTTTCTTGTTGAAGGTGCTTAGAAGTTTTGGTTTTAATGAAGTCTTTTGCAACTGGATTCATGTGATTCTCAAATCAGCTTTTTTGTCCATTTCCATTAATGGTAAATCAGAAggttattttaattattctaGAGGAGTTAGGCAAGGGGACCCCTTATCCCCTCTTCTTTTCTGTATTGCTGAGGATGTTTTGAGCAGAAGCATTTCTAAACTTGTTCATGATGGTAAGGTAGATCTAATCAAGGGTACTAGACACATCATGGTCCCTTCTCATACTTTCTATGCTGATGACCTTATGGTTTTCTACAAAGGTAAGTTAGCTGGCCTCACTGAGCTTAAAGTTTTGTTTCCAACTACGCTCTTCAGTCTGGTCAAATCATCAACACTGCTAAATCCACCATTTATTCTGGTTCTATTACTCAAGGAAGGTTTAATAACATTGTTAATCTCTTGAATTTTAATTTAGGAACTTTGCCTTTTAATTATTTGGGAGTTCCTTTATTCAAAGGTAAGCCTAAAGCTTGTTGGCTGCAGCCTATTACGGACAAAATTCAATCTAAGTTATCAGCATGGAAGGCTTCTTTGCTTTCAATGGCTGGTAGAGTTCAACTTGTCAGAGCTATCATACAAAGCATGTTAATCTATAGCATTACTCTTTACTCTTGGCCTTCATCTTTGATCAATCATATTGAAAAGTGTGTGAAAAATTTCATTTGGAGTGGAGATATTGAAAAAAGGAAATTAGTTACAGTTGCTTGGAAGAAGTTATGTAGACCTCTTGCTCAAGGGGGTTTAAATCTCAAATCTTTGGCTAATTTAAACACTGTTTCCAACCTTAAACTGTGCTGGTCTTTGTTTAATTCTAAAGCCTCTTGGTCCAAGCATCTTCAAGCTAGAGGTTTAAGAGGTAGAAAGGTAATTCAACATCACATTTATTCCTCCATTTGGAGCAGCATCAAGGAGGAAGTTTCAGTTATCTTGGATAATTCTATCTGGCTTCTAGGTAATGGAGACTCTATTAGCTTTTGGAATGATAATTGGTGTGGGTCTGTCTTATCAGAAGTTTTTAGCATTCCTTCTCACATCAGTCTATCCCTCACTTCCACAGTTAGTGATTACATTGTCAATGGACAATGGAATATACCTACTCAATTATCTCAGCATTACAATGCTATTAGTTGCCTTGTTCAGCAAGTCATTATCCCCTTAGAGCCTTCTCAGGATAAATTGCTATGGAAGCACACAGATACAGGGCACTTGCAGCTTTCAGAGGCCTATCTTTTCAAGGTTCAGCATTTCCAAGATTTACATTGGGCCAAACTGATTTGGAGTCCAGATATTCCaccctctaaatctcttctgaCTTGGAGACTCATGCATAACAAAGTCTCTACGGACGACAATCTCATGATTAGAGGATGTGCGTTACCTTCAATGTGCAGCCTTTGTTGTAAAAATTTGGAATCCtcttttcatattttctttgaatGTGATTTTGCAACCAAAATTTGGTCTTGGtttgccaatttcttgggtatGGTTTTACAATTCACAACTATGGAGGACATGTGGAAAATTTGTGATTTAAATTGGTCTCCTCAATGTAAGACAGTTCTTACCTCTGCTATAGTCAATTTGTTAAACACAATTTGGTATGCCAGAAATCAAGCTCGGTTCTGCAACAAAATCATTAACTGGAAATCCTCTATCTCTATAATAATTGCTAACGCTTCTCTATCGGGTAACAACTCTAAAAAGACTTCTTCCAACTCAATTAGAGACTTCATGATTCTGAAGCATTTTAATGTTAATATTCATCATCCAAAGATCCCTATTATTAAAGAAATA
It contains:
- the LOC123905791 gene encoding protein MITOFERRINLIKE 1, chloroplastic, encoding MSSSSSMESKISSSLTLPTPNSNKLSTTFNDFNNLINNFTTLTLTPPFASISDSPQPRFKSGSTNSQTLLKNLTVIERAFIGAGGGGIAGAFTYACLHPLDTIKTKMQAKGASQIYKNTLDAVSKTFTTNGILGFYSGFSAVVVGSTASSAVYFGTCEFGKSFLSKQNCPKILIPPISGALGNVLSSAIMVPKELITQRMQTGAKGRSYEVLINILQNEGVLGLYRGYSATLLRNLPAGVLSYSSFEYLKLAVMKSTNKNHLEPIQSVICGALAGAISASITTPLDVVKTRLMTQARNEAVGKVATVMYGGVKDTIREILMEEGLVGFTRGMGPRVLHSACFSALGYFAFETARIAILNEYVKRKQLNLEDAVVVSGSS